The genomic region TAGCGGCCACCGGCAGCCACCGCCGGGCACCCGCGAAGGTCGTGGAATATTCAACGAAACGGCGCCGTTCTGCCCGTCGAAGGAGGTCGGAAGTGGACACGACGTATTACGACCACGGGACGTCCGCGGAGCGGTGGGAGCGCGCCCGGATGTTCTTCGACGCCAAGGAGTACGCCGCCTCGGCGCGCATCCTCGACGGCCTGGTCGAGGAGGTGCCGGAGCAGGTGGGCCCGCGACTGCTGCTGGCCCGCGCGTACTACCACTCGGCCCAACTGCACCGCGCGGAA from Streptomyces sp. NBC_00878 harbors:
- a CDS encoding M48 family metallopeptidase codes for the protein MDTTYYDHGTSAERWERARMFFDAKEYAASARILDGLVEEVPEQVGPRLLLARAYYHSAQLHRAETQLRTLVEKDPVEHYARLMLGRTLQRQGRHEEAEPHMRLASALSGDFESL